GGGATCTCGTTCGCCGTGGAGTCGCCGCGTCGTACGCCGCATCGGCGGACCGACTACTTCTCCGCCGACGTCGAATGGGCCACCGTCACCTCGCTCGGTCACGACGAGGAGACCGGCGAGGGCTATGCGGAGCTCGAGACCGTCTTCGAGGCCCGGCCCGCCGGGCCGAATCCGGCGCACGGCATCTGGGTCGGCCCGCTGGGCCCGTCCCTGCCGACCGTCCGGTACTCGGCCGAGGGCCTGGTGCCCCCGGTGTTCCGGCGGGACGACGTGCTGACCGTCGAGGTGCCGATGTTCGGCGACAGCGAGCCGCGCAACATCGCCTACCCGCACGAGGTCGACACCGGCAGCACGGTGCTCGAACAGGACGGCGCCGAGATCGGTCGCAGCGACTCGGCCGGCCGGGGCTCCTTCCGGCTGCCCGCCTCCTCGGACGGCTGGTTCGAGCTGTCGGCGACCGGCGTCCGGGACGCCGACTGGTGGCCGATCTCCACCGAGGTACAGGCGGACTGGCGTTTCCAGTCGAGTCCGGCCGAGGCGGGCACGATCGCGGCCCCTCGACTGCTCGACGTCCGCTACGGCCTCGAGCTGGACCAGACGAACTCCGCCGCCGCCGGAACACCGGTGGGCGGTTCGGTGACGGTCGGGGCTGCCGAGGGCGACTCGCCGGTCACCGAGCTGGCACTGTCCTACTCACTCGACGACGGGGCCACCTGGCACGAGGCCGCGACGCAGCAGGAGGGCGAGGCATGGACGGTGGAGATCCCGGCCGCAGCCGAGGGCGAGCATGTCTCGCTCCGCGTGGCGGCCGAGGACGAGAGCGGCCACGCCGTGACCGAGACGATCATCCGCGCCTACGCGGTGCGGTGAGGTGTCTCGGCGGCAGGCGGCCGAGCTGATCACGGCCGCCCGTTGGCTCAGGGTCTGATCGGTCGGGACTGACCGACGTCCCGTGCTCGTCACCGCGTCCGCGCGGCGACGGCGCGGGCGGTCCGGACCCACCCACCAGGCTCGGCGTGGTACGCGAACTCGCGTACCACGCCGAGCTGTCGACGGCCGGGGTTCGACGAGGCCGGGAAAGCCCGTCGCGCGCAACGGTGAGGGCGGCGCGACCTGCGTCGATCCGAGACCGCTTACGCCGCCGGGACGGGGAGGCTCTCGTTCCCGGCGGCCGTGGCGTCCCGGCGGCGGACGGGTCCCACCGGCAACACCCGAGAAGCGGCGCGTCCCGACGGGCCGGGCGACGAAGCGGCGGCGGGCGGCAATGTCGTCTCGCTCATTCCCGGCTGCGTCCGAGCCGCCAGTAGCCGGAGAACATGATCCGACGGCGATCGACCCCGCGTTCCTTCACGAGGTGTCGGCGCAGTCCGGTGGCCAGTGCCGACTCGCCACAGGCCCAGGCGTAGCCGAGGCCGTCGAGCGGAATGTCCCGCACGGCGTCGAGCAGTCGGGACCCCGGCGCGTCGCTCCCCCGGTACAGCCAGGTCACCGGGATCGGCGAGTCGACGGGCTGCCGATAGTCGGCAGCAGGCAGCTCGACGAAGGCCCGGACATCGACGTCATCATGCGGAAGGGATTCGAGGATCGAGGACAGCGCGGGCAGTGCCGTCTCATCGGCGGCCAGCAGTCGAAGTCCCGCACCGGTCCTCGGCCGGTAGGTCGACGTACCGGCCCGGAAGCCTGCGACCGCGCCGGGCAGCGCGGCGCCCGCCCAGCGGGACGCCGGTCCGGTGTCCCCGTGCAGCACGAAGTCCACGTCGATCTCGCCCACGTCGGCGCGCAGGGCTCGCACCGTGTACCAGCGAAGTT
The Actinoalloteichus fjordicus DNA segment above includes these coding regions:
- a CDS encoding siderophore-interacting protein; this encodes MSSPSRFERIQHTVLTKAVSLVMAPPNERREFHQFPMTVDRVVDLAPNLRRITFHAPGFHTFGLTGPDEYFGLLIPPRHGAALAMPDADRLNVRQAIRGISPDERPELRWYTVRALRADVGEIDVDFVLHGDTGPASRWAGAALPGAVAGFRAGTSTYRPRTGAGLRLLAADETALPALSSILESLPHDDVDVRAFVELPAADYRQPVDSPIPVTWLYRGSDAPGSRLLDAVRDIPLDGLGYAWACGESALATGLRRHLVKERGVDRRRIMFSGYWRLGRSRE